A stretch of Myxocyprinus asiaticus isolate MX2 ecotype Aquarium Trade chromosome 42, UBuf_Myxa_2, whole genome shotgun sequence DNA encodes these proteins:
- the LOC127432494 gene encoding probable G-protein coupled receptor 21: MNATELNQSTEPFCLLDIGYSQIFETCLLEVAVIFFLTVLIISGNLVVIFVFHCAPLLSHHTTSSFIQTMAYADFLVGVSCLIPSLSLLYHWEGLNEELTCMVFSYMVCVLKSVSMASLACVSVDRYVAITRPLSYAALVTPCRLRTCIALIWLYSALIFLPSFFGWGKPGYHGDVFRWCSSWDTQPLFTAFIVAALYAPAAFTVCFTYAHIFRICRQHTRQISERRARFGPQESEPGEPACTDKRYATVLFRITSVFYLLWLPYIIYFLLESAGIYRHAIASFLTTWLAISNSFCNCLIYSLSNSAFRKGLKRLCLLCLQRTNTKKPLGDLPSPPHPACHV, from the coding sequence ATGAATGCAACTGAGCTGAACCAAAGCACAGAACCCTTCTGCCTGCTGGACATTGGCTACTCTCAGATCTTCGAGACCTGCCTGCTGGAAgtagctgttatttttttcttgacAGTGCTCATCATCTCTGGAAACCTTGTCGTTATCTTTGTTTTCCACTGTGCCCCACTACTCAGCCATCATACCACCAGTTCCTTCATACAGACAATGGCATACGCAGACTTCCTGGTTGGGGTCAGCTGTCTCATCCCTTCCCTGTCTCTGCTGTACCACTGGGAGGGCTTGAACGAGGAACTCACCTGCATGGTTTTTAGCTACATGGTCTGCGTGTTGAAGAGCGTCTCCATGGCCTCTCTGGCATGCGTTAGTGTTGACCGTTATGTTGCAATCACCAGGCCTCTTTCCTATGCAGCTCTGGTCACACCCTGCCGTCTTCGTACCTGCATCGCCCTTATTTGGCTATACTCGGCACTCATCTTTTTGCCCTCTTTTTTTGGTTGGGGCAAGCCAGGATACCACGGTGATGTGTTTAGGTGGTGTTCCTCTTGGGACACCCAGCCCCTCTTCACTGCCTTTATTGTGGCAGCCCTCTATGCACCAGCTGCTTTCACTGTTTGTTTCACCTATGCCCATATCTTTCGCATATGTCGGCAGCACACACGGCAGATCAGTGAGCGTAGAGCTCGCTTTGGCCCACAAGAGTCTGAACCAGGTGAGCCAGCCTGCACGGACAAACGTTACGCTACCGTGCTCTTCCGCATCACCAGTGTGTTCTACCTGCTTTGGCTACCCTACATCATCTACTTTCTACTGGAGAGCGCAGGGATATACCGCCATGCCATCGCCTCATTTCTGACCACATGGCTGGCCATTAGCAATAGTTTTTGCAACTGCCTCATCTACAGCCTGTCCAACAGCGCCTTCCGCAAAGGCCTCAAGCGCCTCTGCCTTCTATGTCTGCAACGTACCAACACCAAGAAGCCCCTAGGAGATCTCCCATCCCCTCCCCATCCTGCTTGCCATGTATAG